In a genomic window of Longimicrobium sp.:
- a CDS encoding DUF692 domain-containing protein: MSVSELHLPSAARLAGLPRLGVGVLYNPSLQAFVREHAAELDYLAIIPDRAWSDEGAAAPARFVESEEQVRILNGAAERLTIVGHSVGLSIGSADPLDTGHVEQVARWQERYRMPWHSDHLSFIRLPGVDAHTELSASMALAVPYDREVLEMMVERVEQVQARIPVPFLLENNVYYVDLPEQEMTEPEFLNALAARTGCGLLLDVHNVVVNATNHGFDPRAFIFALDLEPVVELHIAGGSEMEGLYTDSHAGPVARAVWELLPEVVAACPNLCAITFEFHEGWFPMMGAEGVLRELRTAREVWNQHRAS; the protein is encoded by the coding sequence TCCCGTCCGCCGCGCGCCTGGCCGGGCTTCCCCGGCTGGGCGTGGGCGTGCTGTACAACCCGTCGCTGCAGGCGTTCGTGCGGGAGCACGCGGCCGAGCTGGACTACCTGGCCATCATCCCCGACCGCGCATGGTCGGACGAAGGCGCGGCGGCACCGGCGCGGTTCGTGGAGAGCGAGGAGCAGGTGCGCATCCTCAACGGCGCGGCCGAACGGCTGACGATCGTCGGGCACAGCGTGGGGCTGTCCATCGGGAGCGCGGACCCGCTCGATACGGGCCACGTGGAGCAGGTCGCGCGGTGGCAGGAGCGCTACCGCATGCCGTGGCACAGCGACCATCTCTCCTTCATCCGCCTTCCCGGCGTGGACGCGCACACCGAACTGTCGGCCAGCATGGCGCTGGCGGTGCCGTACGACCGCGAGGTGCTGGAGATGATGGTGGAGCGGGTGGAGCAGGTGCAGGCGCGCATCCCCGTGCCCTTCCTGCTGGAGAACAACGTGTACTACGTCGATCTCCCCGAGCAGGAGATGACGGAGCCCGAGTTCCTGAACGCGCTGGCCGCGCGCACCGGGTGCGGGCTTCTGCTGGACGTGCACAACGTGGTGGTGAACGCCACCAACCACGGCTTCGACCCGCGCGCCTTCATCTTCGCGCTGGACCTGGAGCCGGTGGTGGAGTTGCACATCGCGGGCGGGAGCGAGATGGAGGGGCTGTACACCGACTCGCACGCGGGGCCGGTGGCGCGGGCCGTGTGGGAGCTGCTGCCGGAAGTGGTCGCGGCCTGTCCCAACCTGTGCGCCATCACCTTCGAGTTCCACGAGGGATGGTTCCCGATGATGGGCGCCGAGGGAGTGCTGCGCGAGCTGCGCACCGCCCGCGAGGTCTGGAACCAGCACCGCGCAAGCTGA